In the Flavobacterium sp. 90 genome, TGCCATTTTACAATTCACTTTTTACATTTTACCAATAATATAATTTTCAAGTTGTTTCAAACTAATTCTTCCTTCATAAATTGCTTTTCCAATAATGGTTCCTTCGCAACCTAATTCGGCTAATTTAGGAAGTTCGTCGAATGTCGAAATTCCACCCGAGGCAATCAGTTTTACGTCATTTGCTTCAGCTAAAATTTTCTTGTACAAATCAAAACTTGGGCCTTGTAACATTCCGTCTTTTGCGATATCCGTACAAATAACGTACTGAATTCCTTTAATTTGATAATCCTGAATAAACGGAATCAAATCTTCGTCTGAATCTTCTAACCAACCAGAAACGGCAATTTTTTCATCTTTAGCATCAGCACCAAGAATAATTTTTTCCGAACCATATTCCGAAATCCATTTTTCAAAAATTGCTCTGTTTTTTACAGCAATACTTCCACCCGTAATTTGACTTGCGCCACTTTCGAAAGCGATTCTCAAATCATCATCAGATTTTAAACCTCCGCCAAAATCAATTTGCAGACTAGTTTGCGACGCAATTTGCTCTAATATTTTGTAATTGACAATTTTACTCGATTTTGCGCCATCTAAATCTACTAAATGTAAATATTCGATTCCGTGTGCTTCGAATGATTTTGCTACTTCAAGAGGATTTTCATTGTAAATTATTTTAGTGTCATAATCTCCTTTTGACAAACGAACGCATTTTCCGTCGATGATGTCTATAGCTGGTATTATTCTCATATTTTGATATTTTAGATTTTAGATTCTAAAAATTGAAATTGTTTTTTTGATATTGATTTTAAAAATTGGAATTTAGAATTTTACATTTTTAAGAAATTATCTAAAATCTTCTCCCCAACTGCTCCACTTTTCTCTGGGTGAAATTGAGTTCCGTAAAAATTATCTTTTTGCAAAGCCGATGCGTATTCAAGTTCGTAATCCGTGATAGCAATGGCTTCATCGCAATTTGGGGCGTAAAAACTATGCACCAAATACATAAATTCATTCTCAGAAATTCCTTTAAACAAATCCGATTTTAAATCATAAATCTGATTCCAGCCCATTTGTGGCACTTTTACTTTTGAAGTAAATTTAATCACATCAACATCAAAAATTCCAAGTCCCTTAGTATTTCTTTCTTCAGATGATTTACACATTAATTGCATTCCAAGACAAATTCCCAAAACTGGTTGCTTCAAATTCGGAATCAAACTATCCAAACCGCTTTCCTTCAGTTTTTTCATCGCCGAACTTGCTTCTCCAACTCCGGGAAAAATCACTTTATCTGCCGCCAGAATTTCATCGGGATTATTACTCAAAACAGCCTTAAAACCAAGCCTTTCAATAGCAAACATAATGCTCTGAATATTTCCCGCTCCGTAATTTATAATTACTATTTTCATTTATTTAGTCTTAAAGTCTAAAGTCTAAAGTCTTAAAGTCGCTTCTTGATATCCATAATACAGAAATCTTTCGACTTTATGACTTTCAACTTTTGACTAAATTAAAGCATTCCCTTTGTCGAAGGCAAAATCATTTTCTCTGTATCTCTTTTCACTGCTACTTTTATGGCTTTCGCGAAAGCTTTAAAAATCGCCTCAATTTTGTGGTGTTCGTTTGTTCCTTCGGCTTTTATGTTGATATTAGCTTTTGCGCCATCAGAGAATGATTTAAAGAAATGAAAAAACATTTCTGTTGGCATTTTTCCAACCATTTCGCGTTTAAATTCCGTTTCCCAAACTAACCAGTTTCTTCCGCCAAAATCAATTGCAACTTGCGCTAAACAATCGTCCATTGGCAAACAGAAACCGTAGCGTTCGATTCCTAATTTATTTCCTAAAGCTTTAGCAAAAACTTCACCCAAAGCAATTGCAGTATCTTCAATCGTGTGGTGTTCATCAACTTCAAGATCTCCTTTTACAAGAATTTCCAAATCCATTTGACCGTGACGTGCGATTTGATCCAACATATGATCAAAAAAAGCAATTCCGGTTTCGATTTTACTTTTTCCTGTTCCGTCAAGATTTAAATTAATAAAAATGTCAGTTTCATTGGTTTTACGCATAATCGAAGCCGAACGTGCTTCTAACTTCAAAAACTCATAAATTTCCTTCCAACTCATTGTTTGAAGAATAATCGTTTCGTCAAGTTCTTCACGCTTTGATGAAATTTCATTGCTTCCAATTCCATCATTATCATTGATAAAAATTGCTTTTGCACCAAGATTTTTCGCCAATTCAACATCAGTCAAACGATCTCCTAAAACAAACGAATTTGCCAAATCATATTCTGGATTATCAATATATTTCGTCAACATTCCCGTTCTTGGCTTGCGTGTTGGCGCATTATCTTCCGGAAAAGATCTGTCTATAAATATATCATCAAACAAAACTCCTTCATTTTCAAAGGCTTTTAAAATAAAATTTTGCGTTGGCCAAAACGTATCTTCCGGAAAACTATCCGTTCCTAATCCGTCCTGATTGGTCACCATCGCCAATTCGTAATCTAATTCATTGGCAATTTTAGCCAAATATTGAAAAGCTTTCGGGTAAAATTCTACTTTCTCCAAAGCATCTAATTGATAATTTTCTGGTTCTAACACAATCGTTCCATCACGATCGATAAAAAGTACTTTTTTCATAGTTTATTTATATTTTGGGCGTGTCCCTCCGGGTCGGGCTTTCGGCTATATTCCTGATTAACAAAAACTACGGCTAAAAAGCCTTATTTTTCTAAATCGGGAGATACCGCCTCTATCCCTCACGCAAAAACGGTTTTCGAGATCTTTATAATTACTTTTATGCTATATGATATTTACTTTCAATATCGGTTCCTTTGAATTGTACACTTAACAGCCAATTACCGTACTTTGTGTATTCAATATCGATAACATCATTTAACTTTAATTTTAAAAAAACTTTTTCACTGACATTACAGCTTCTTATTACATTCGAATCAAAAATAATTTTAAATGTTGAAGGATTTTTTCTTCTAAAACCTTCTTCTTTGTCAATGATCTTAAATTCATTAATAATCTTAATTCCTTCCTTCAAATCTTTTCTGGCTCCAAAAATTTGTGTCGAGTAATAATAAATTAGTACAGACAAAATAATAAGACCAGCAAAAACAATAAAAAAAGATCCCGAAAAATAATAACAAGTAATTGTAAAACCAATAATAAATACTGAAAGAAAAGCAATCAAAATACTAACTTGTCTAATCTTGTTTTTTAAGATTTTCATTTCATCATCATTCATTCGTGTTTCAACAGGGATCATAAATCATAATTTTTATTCTAGCAAAAACT is a window encoding:
- the hisA gene encoding 1-(5-phosphoribosyl)-5-[(5-phosphoribosylamino)methylideneamino]imidazole-4-carboxamide isomerase, yielding MRIIPAIDIIDGKCVRLSKGDYDTKIIYNENPLEVAKSFEAHGIEYLHLVDLDGAKSSKIVNYKILEQIASQTSLQIDFGGGLKSDDDLRIAFESGASQITGGSIAVKNRAIFEKWISEYGSEKIILGADAKDEKIAVSGWLEDSDEDLIPFIQDYQIKGIQYVICTDIAKDGMLQGPSFDLYKKILAEANDVKLIASGGISTFDELPKLAELGCEGTIIGKAIYEGRISLKQLENYIIGKM
- the hisH gene encoding imidazole glycerol phosphate synthase subunit HisH produces the protein MKIVIINYGAGNIQSIMFAIERLGFKAVLSNNPDEILAADKVIFPGVGEASSAMKKLKESGLDSLIPNLKQPVLGICLGMQLMCKSSEERNTKGLGIFDVDVIKFTSKVKVPQMGWNQIYDLKSDLFKGISENEFMYLVHSFYAPNCDEAIAITDYELEYASALQKDNFYGTQFHPEKSGAVGEKILDNFLKM
- the hisB gene encoding bifunctional histidinol-phosphatase/imidazoleglycerol-phosphate dehydratase HisB, with protein sequence MKKVLFIDRDGTIVLEPENYQLDALEKVEFYPKAFQYLAKIANELDYELAMVTNQDGLGTDSFPEDTFWPTQNFILKAFENEGVLFDDIFIDRSFPEDNAPTRKPRTGMLTKYIDNPEYDLANSFVLGDRLTDVELAKNLGAKAIFINDNDGIGSNEISSKREELDETIILQTMSWKEIYEFLKLEARSASIMRKTNETDIFINLNLDGTGKSKIETGIAFFDHMLDQIARHGQMDLEILVKGDLEVDEHHTIEDTAIALGEVFAKALGNKLGIERYGFCLPMDDCLAQVAIDFGGRNWLVWETEFKREMVGKMPTEMFFHFFKSFSDGAKANINIKAEGTNEHHKIEAIFKAFAKAIKVAVKRDTEKMILPSTKGML